In Glycine soja cultivar W05 chromosome 10, ASM419377v2, whole genome shotgun sequence, the genomic stretch TCACTGTTGGTACGCATAAGACTGACATGCatgacaacaattttttttatttaattcttaatgagaatgttattaaaaacttttaaatatatttaaaaaatatcacaaaattataaataaatgttactaatatatttttataatatttatgaaatGTTATGTATAACTCGtattattaaagttttttaatgatattttaaaactttaataacataaattatatttaatatttaataaaatatcacaaaaatatattaataatatttatttatttgataatattttttgaatatgaacaaaacttttaataatatttttattaaatattagataaaaaatattagtaaaagtCAGATATAACAGTGTACCTAATTTTTTCAACAGCGCACCTACTTTCAGCCGAGTTTTGACTAATTAACTTCAATGACAACATGAATAAATAGACacaaaaattgataataaatataCTCAAGATTATTTCTAAAGTTGATGTTTCGAGAAACGCTATCACTAACAAATACACTAGTGCATCAGCATCATTATcttgaaaaatgattaaaagcCAATTCCTCATGAAgaatacaaaatgaaaaatatatatattcacccCCAAAAAATTGCAGGTATGTATACATTATTACTGTCAGCTAGTTACGATATAATCCCAGATGTGTCCCTCTCCAGTGTACTGCATGCATGGTACCAGAAACCCTTCTAAAAGATGGCGTGACATCTTGAAGTTGAAATCACAAATTAATTGCATGTAATAATCTTAGCTAAACAAGAGTACGTTCCTCCACAACTCATTGCAACAAACTAGAATTTTCATGATCATGAGATATATTACCTTGAAATTCGGATATAAAGTTAACTTTGAAATAGACTCTAATTGAGACATCGAGCACGGAGAACAACCACTCCATTAATTTCTTGATAACCACGTGCTTTAAATTTGGGCCAAGAAATTGAGTCTGGCTACACAAAAACTGGTCAGAAAGTATACATCTAAGGAATTATAAGGAGATACTGTCACCCAGCTAGTTCAATGAATAATAGAAAATACAGCCTTGATAATCTCCTATTTAGGCCAAATAACCTAGTTGCTTGGCCAATACATCTACATCTTCAACACCTAGTACACCTTGATCTTCTATACCCTCATTGAGCAAATCTTGCCAAAACACTTCATCAATATATCTCTCTCTACTATTTTCTAGTTGAACATGTTCTTCCTCCATTATTCTCTTCTGGCTTTCAATATTCTCCTCATCGAGATTCAAAGCAAGGTCCAAGTCAGGTACCTCAAACTCTAATACCTTGTCATCACTGTAATATTCCTGCGGTTCAAGTTTAACGAAATCTGAACACTCTTCAGCACAACCTAATAACTCATCATCGTCATCGGCAACTTCAACAACATTAGGCCCTTGATCAATAGGCCTCCTCTTCTTGTTGGAAAAAACTTCCTCAAGCTCCTTTCTCCACTCCTTTTGCTGAGCCAATTGTTGCACGAAATTTGGATTCTGCATTGCCCTGGCCAAGAAATTCATCATTTGTTTCTGTTTCTGTTCAGTCATTTTGATCCTTCCTTCCATTTCTTGGAGGTGAGATTTGGTACTTTGTTGCTGTTGTCTGAGCTTCACCAACTCCACCATAAGAACTTGCCTGTCTCGCCTTAACCGATCAATTTCTCCATCTAATTCAAACTGCCCCACCTCAACAAAAGGCTCTTCTACACCTTGCTGCATCGCGTGCTGATGGGATTGATGATGATTTGCTTTCCTCCTTCTAATGTTCTTCAGAAGAATCCTTTGCCCTCTAAGAAACATCTCATTAGCAAACTCCCACTTATCTGGATCAACCTTTTTAAACCCCTACAGTCATGTCATCGATCaaatttccttcttcattttcaaatctatatataaaatatcactGATAATAATGGTTTGACAAATACAGCATATGATAAAACTCTTACGTACCTAGCTAAAGCACCTAGCTAGATATAAGTGGTAAGTTTATCAAgccttaaatatataaaaatataacaacatCACTGCAGATTAAAGGTGCAAATTAATCAATACTAACTTTTCTGCtagctttttccttttcaagaaacaaaataggGAAAGTGCGGAACCTAATAAACGAAAGAAACCGGGGCCAATCAAACCTACCAATATATACCAAACCAAATATGATAAATGAAGATAGAATAATTAATACTGACAAATTAATTCATGAActtcaaattaagaaaataattaaggttAGATATCATTGAATCTAAATATACAATCTATAATGtcaacaacatttcatctcATCACAGTaggagaagaataaaataaattagcatCATGTTATGTATGATTGTGAAGTAGAAAGAGAAGTTACTGACATAGGTGTTGAGTTGCCTGACAAAACTGGAGAAATTGTTGTGCTTGAAGAATTTGGGGAGAAGGGTTACCGAAAAGGCCTGTGGATCCCACACAACGAAGCTGTTGTTCCCTGTGCTCCAGGAAACTATATGGTTCGTGGAAGGGTCATCAACTATGTCGTATGTTTTTGTGAGGAATGGTGGAGGACCAGTTTCATGAAGCCCCTCAATTGGTTGGGGAACAACCATTATTGGCTGCGGATCATAGCCACCACAAAAGGAAGAACTTTCTCCAAGAAACTCTTCCTTCACTAGACCATGAGGATTCATATttgaatgtatatatatatctctAGCTTAATTTGATCTAGGTACCCTTCTTAATCCTTCCTGTGAAACAAGATGATTGGCTTGCCTTTGACTTTGACCGACCTTGTGACGAGGCTCTCTCAGCAGCTAGCTATATGGAAGTAGCAATCAATAAGATTAAGTCTAGTAGAAAATGTTACTTTCTGATAACCTAGTGAATCAAGATTcaaatctcttttaagagagatgtTTGCATTTAGTGTTTGATTGAGTCTCAAATAAGATTTACTAAAAAGAGAATAGGTGtttgagataaaaaataaaaataaaaaaagctatGGAAGCAGCCAATGCAGTGAAGTTAAACTATCCACAGAAGAATTTGCCAGATGGGTTTTGAATAATGacaaagtgaaaagaaagatcAGATGTTTTGTTTCTCTAAAGCTCATAGCACAATAACTTAGAATagaagggagagagagaagagggtgGAGCGGTGAATGTGGACTTGTTGTATAATGTTATGGTATGATGATGGGGAAGGAAACTTTTGGAGTAGAGCGACGTGGAGGAACCAGAAGCATTTGCAACATGAGTtttgtatattatataaatggttGTTGTTGATGCCAGtgttcttttccctttttgctttttcttttttgggctGATATTATTAGGGGTCATATGCCTAATGGAGAAGGTAATTAGGTAAGAGAAATCAAACATGTCAATCAGATATTTTCCTCCATTATGTGTGTTTTTTCTCCTTTGTGAAAGTCGTTGCgttgtatttaattttgtttgcaGTCACCGAAACAATATAATAGTAAAAGAAGGATAAGATATTTGTATATTAGAATAGTAATTCCTTTTTGGTTGGCTTTGGTTTTTTTTCAACGGCTAGGGTAATGAAAAGCGGGGTAACACGGCATGTGCTAAGAGAACCAAGAAGTTACCAGAGCAATTTGTAACATGTTTGGGTGACAGTAACgcgaatcaaaattaattataaaaatattgtcaaTGTAAAACAACATATGAttacttttaagaaaattatgataACATCATAGTTTTGAGATATGTACCATAATTTTAAAGggtatttaaatatgttattagtttagtttatacaagtaatttgttttattttattatgtccTTTTTGGTCATCTTCCATCTGATTATGGTTGTTCCTTTCCTTTAATTTCCTCTTCTGTGTGGTTTGTCAGGTGTAGGTCTGCTAGTGGAGGAATTACAGTTCCAGTTTGCTGTGCCATTGTAGCACATATACAAGAGTAATATAAATGAATTTCCTATTCAACTAAAACAGCAGTAACACACTAACACTTTTTAcaccttttattatttttctcaaatcacattaattatataatcacttatcttttatttcattttatctttctgtaatttttttctgGCTGTAAACCCCTTTAACTGTCTGTTTAGTTTTGCAGATTTAAGAAGAAAGaactaaaaaatgaataaaaaacaagGTTATCCAAAAATATTTCaggttttgatttatttatctttcatCTCTTTTAATCTTTCTCTGGGTGTATATatgtttaagaaaatataatttatgtactaataatataaaataattttataattatagactATTACATATGTtaatgtttaataatttttataataattattttaaatatcatatcaagaatgatttttaattaattgataatataaaataaattatattgataacatataatcattaaattctattttgaagaaatagaaaatatgaaaagattattattcaaattttagaaaacGAAAAGGTATTTTCAGGAATATATAGTAAACAAGCATATCTTTGCGataagacatttaatttttttccttttacgaATATTTCTTATGCTCTTGTCCATTCTTTGCCAATGAAAGTGACCCCAAAAACGTGTCATTTGATCATTGATAGAGACATAGGGTGTCATATTTAGAGCCCAAAAAAATTCACTCATCAAGAAAGCAGCGACGTTTCAGAATGTGTATGCAGGCCAATGCTACAGTGGTCcagtttttttttggtgaataaatATGACCTTGTAATAAAggttatatatgaattttgattaaattatttatttaaataaatcatgttgTGATGACTTTTACGGATGATGGTCTATCATGCACAATAATTAATAGTCATTGGATTCATGAAGGTGCATAGCTTTATCATACATCCTCCCGCATGAAACATCTCCACcttcattttaatgtttatcatAAATCAAGGAGATCCCAAAGAAAACTAGTTTATTCAGATTTGAAGACGAGTAGTCCACCATGCTTTAGATATTTTTGTTCTCTAAATCAAGGGCTATTAATAATGTAGGAACAAACATGTCAAATACCTAACCACgattataaaacattaaactGTTTAATAAGGTTCCGAAGATGTTATCTACACgttcaatattaaatttatgtatcTAAGGATCAAGGTCATTgttcatttttgtgtttttttaccaCCAAGCACAAAGAAAATTCCTTGACCACCATAGCCCATGCCCTTGTATACATAATTTCCTCTCGCTCGAGTCGGGTATACATtcgatatttttatataaaatacttttgagtttttaatttatatataatgtattataataaattaatctaaATACTTTTTGCATTGTGGGGCAGCCGAATGGCTTTTATAATgcgaatataaaaaattaagtccATAGAAGCACTTTTGAAATGGGACGTGCTCTCATTACTCAACTAAGAAGTGATGTTAATACTAAAAGGATGTCAAAAAtttgtaagaaaataattaataactttatgatatttatttaaaaattgttcaTTTGTCACATAAAGAATATTCTCATATActtttatgcaaaagaaataatgacaattttataaaactagcTGGTACAAGTATACCAAAACCTTAGGCCTCTaagtctaaaataaaataagctttgaaaatgcaataaaatcttcatagataaaatgcataaaatattccttttaaaaaaaaaaaaaggacctaGCATGTCCATGAATTAGCATAGAGACATAGTGACGGAGATTTGGTCCATTTGGAGACGTGTAGAATCGGCGAACTAAAGATGATGGAGTAGGTGGAGATCAGCTACTCAAGGTTGTCAAAATTAATATCTAGGCacacaatattattttattctataaattCATCTAAAACAGTTTTacatctattattttattatattaatattgcaTCATGACACACACATAGTCACGGGGTTGCTCCGCCTCCAATATCTCTtgggattatatatatataattttcgataaaagaaaagtggaaattcagagtaatttatggattaaaaatatttaattaatttttaaaaaaattaatatgtgaGTTTTATAACTACTCAATCATTGACACTTATTTAATGTGTTTCAATTAacttatattatttgaattaatttcaatttttatgaaaatttattttaaggatttttttaaaaaataatcgcCATTAAACTGTACttattctgaaaaaaaaaaatcctttttactattgacttttatcttattttttaaagttcttctagaaatatgaaagaatttaTCCTCTTGCTGTCTCTTTCTCAAACTAATATTAAACACGCACACAAAATTAAGCCTTGGTTTGGTTGtgtgaaaaaatttattattcatgaataatttttcaaaaaataatgtgaatttcatatttttttaattttaattcaaatatattttttttcaatttcctttcatttttttctcttacgcCACCAAACTCACCTCCAATATCTACTGTTGATCAAAAGGAGTCTATATTATAATCAGAGTTGGATAAGTAGTCTTCTATTTTATGTTTCCTTGGGTAGGTTTCTTGCAGAATAAGTGGTGAAACTTCTAGCTTAGCTGGATTTAAAAGAAACTAACGATTTCAAACTTTTCATGAGGTGTATATTATATAGAGTAGTGATATATGTATGAATCActcataatattatatatctcactaatatatattttcttatctttatttttttatcatttcataaattttattatatttatattatttttttattttttactttctcaaTATTAGATAGTATATTAGGTTTCCGACAAAATTTTCCTAATTGTATATTGAGAGTAATACCTAACACAACACAGTACAGTTAACTGAGGAGTGAGGAACGAATTAATTTTGCCATGTTTGTttattattctttctttcaatCTAAGCAtctttaacctttttttattctcttttaaatGAAGTTTGGTGGGCATCGATTTATAGCAACCGTCATGATCTGAATTAATATACAGAGTTGTCAGGTCCAAAAaggtcaaaagaaaaatattcaaaccCACAAGATGTTACTGTGGCATGAGATCCATCAAAGAAAGTAGAAGATAATCTAAAAAAAGAATCTGAAGgctttctttttatccttatgCAAAAGAACAAGCTGCCAACCTCCAATATATTGTAAGCAAAATAGCTTCAATATATTTTCATGTcatatgataataaatttaactaaaggatattaattaaatgatCGTGTTGCTTAGTTTCTAAATGAGCCAATTGAGAAATCAATAAAATgcttttttatattgaaaattatattggGATGTATTGAAAAATCATAGAAGTACATTTTTGGCAGAAGTGCATTAATGAcactgttttaaaaaatatatatattttaactctTTAACTAACTAGTGTCCTAATATTtgtcttaaatttaaaagagaaatgaTAATGGTAtctttaaacaatttttaatatattatttattattaattaaaatttatcggaattcataaaaaaaatatgagactagttacataaaaataaaacctacatatttaatgagttttcataattttcattaataataaaaagaatattaaaaaagtataataaaaaatatgttattaacaTTTTCCTTAATTGTTTAAAAGCTAA encodes the following:
- the LOC114372096 gene encoding heat stress transcription factor A-6b-like, giving the protein MNPHGLVKEEFLGESSSFCGGYDPQPIMVVPQPIEGLHETGPPPFLTKTYDIVDDPSTNHIVSWSTGNNSFVVWDPQAFSVTLLPKFFKHNNFSSFVRQLNTYGFKKVDPDKWEFANEMFLRGQRILLKNIRRRKANHHQSHQHAMQQGVEEPFVEVGQFELDGEIDRLRRDRQVLMVELVKLRQQQQSTKSHLQEMEGRIKMTEQKQKQMMNFLARAMQNPNFVQQLAQQKEWRKELEEVFSNKKRRPIDQGPNVVEVADDDDELLGCAEECSDFVKLEPQEYYSDDKVLEFEVPDLDLALNLDEENIESQKRIMEEEHVQLENSRERYIDEVFWQDLLNEGIEDQGVLGVEDVDVLAKQLGYLA